One genomic window of Fibrobacterota bacterium includes the following:
- a CDS encoding ThuA domain-containing protein, whose protein sequence is MMVINETGSGGFIRTTQVNYTSNYIKLYLGPMYGFTVKIPPTQLDIDSVFRDDSLSTYDVIVFNGSTRIGGNGAIGDSGAQHAFERWMKHGGGLVGITGAMDHNDTWPWLRDSVYGGTKFTEHSTWGAASDASTKVQWDTLKTNGVLNSLKPEYDSLRACYPPLHTNFIYPDEWYSLTVNPRSSADILLTVDEATYTVPATGGMGPDHPVAWAYHLPPDADGNSGRFIYSERGHDLGAWDGTSANHAPIDSAAGAVTADGVVYSDTSHTLMTKGFFWQSIRWAAGLMQEPVSIRSLTSNAYGLPDARNENGVLKIRVNAVGKEIVQVFDLAGHRRGEQSGDGSREYSFANLRQSTVYLVRVKAGNQEFSRRILL, encoded by the coding sequence GTGATGGTGATTAACGAGACCGGATCGGGCGGGTTTATCCGGACGACTCAAGTTAATTACACGTCGAACTATATCAAACTTTACTTGGGCCCGATGTATGGGTTCACGGTAAAGATACCGCCCACCCAGTTGGATATCGACTCGGTGTTCCGGGACGATAGCCTCAGCACTTATGATGTCATCGTCTTCAACGGCAGTACCCGCATAGGCGGGAACGGGGCCATCGGAGACAGCGGCGCCCAGCATGCATTCGAGCGCTGGATGAAGCACGGCGGCGGCCTGGTGGGAATCACCGGGGCCATGGATCACAATGATACCTGGCCTTGGCTCCGGGATTCGGTGTACGGCGGAACGAAATTCACCGAGCATTCCACCTGGGGCGCGGCCTCGGATGCGTCTACCAAAGTTCAATGGGATACCCTTAAAACGAATGGAGTACTGAATTCCCTCAAGCCGGAATATGATTCGCTACGGGCTTGCTACCCCCCGCTGCATACCAACTTCATATACCCGGATGAATGGTACTCCCTCACCGTTAATCCGCGTTCCAGCGCGGACATATTATTGACGGTCGATGAGGCCACCTACACCGTTCCCGCGACTGGTGGCATGGGCCCGGACCACCCGGTGGCCTGGGCTTACCACCTACCTCCGGATGCGGATGGGAATTCGGGACGCTTCATTTACAGTGAACGAGGACACGACCTAGGGGCCTGGGATGGCACGAGCGCCAACCACGCCCCCATCGACTCCGCCGCCGGAGCCGTAACCGCCGATGGCGTCGTATATTCGGATACCTCCCATACGCTTATGACTAAAGGCTTCTTCTGGCAATCCATCCGGTGGGCAGCCGGATTGATGCAGGAACCGGTATCCATTCGTTCCTTGACGTCGAATGCCTACGGGCTTCCGGATGCCCGGAACGAGAATGGCGTTTTAAAGATCAGGGTGAATGCGGTAGGAAAGGAGATCGTGCAGGTATTCGATCTTGCCGGCCATCGCCGGGGCGAACAATCGGGTGATGGAAGCCGGGAATATTCTTTCGCGAACCTAAGGCAATCCACCGTGTACTTGGTCCGGGTGAAGGCGGGAAATCAAGAGTTCAGCCGGCGGATATTGCTTTAG
- a CDS encoding deoxyribonuclease II family protein: protein MAISALDENGKSVDWWFAYKVPHIVGAGPGSAVGYEYVYYDPNLGRVVTSPHTMTMDKGALRGTLDSVFNSASENTGWVLYNDERPDASKNHPDQNDDGSLGHSKGILAFDIASKTAFWLLHSWPKFVMPGTKSMPVPDYGQTYLCVSLDLGTARAIAAIMVDHQEPQVYASRLPKSLSDADPLRKLIQANNANTKGDSHVLDFKSRGGKLFKMIAKNRHWGGDFWNQLVGPALGVCIDVESWIRGTVPDHKDSNAPGALNLLGNRKTFDVTEIDLTPLGTPWKWPESKDHAKWGISVEPEWVCVGDINRMISQQKRGGGAIAFQEPALWAALRKTFPAKVDNGYSSFPKPPPLSAATTVSSTFHADPVIGKKPSGKK, encoded by the coding sequence ATGGCGATTTCCGCTCTCGACGAAAACGGCAAATCCGTGGATTGGTGGTTCGCCTATAAGGTTCCCCATATCGTCGGGGCCGGTCCGGGATCGGCCGTCGGCTACGAGTACGTCTATTATGATCCGAACCTCGGCCGGGTGGTAACTTCGCCGCATACCATGACCATGGACAAGGGCGCTTTGAGAGGGACGCTGGATTCCGTATTCAATTCCGCTTCGGAAAATACCGGCTGGGTCCTCTACAATGATGAAAGGCCGGACGCATCGAAAAATCATCCGGATCAGAATGACGACGGCAGCCTCGGGCATTCCAAAGGGATCTTGGCCTTCGACATCGCCAGCAAGACCGCGTTCTGGTTACTGCACTCGTGGCCCAAATTCGTGATGCCGGGGACGAAGTCCATGCCCGTACCGGATTACGGCCAAACCTATCTTTGCGTTTCCCTGGATTTGGGTACCGCCAGGGCGATCGCGGCGATCATGGTCGATCATCAAGAGCCGCAGGTATACGCGTCCCGTTTGCCTAAATCCCTAAGCGATGCCGATCCGCTGCGAAAGTTGATCCAAGCGAACAACGCCAACACTAAGGGCGATTCCCATGTGTTGGATTTCAAATCCCGCGGCGGGAAGCTCTTCAAGATGATCGCCAAGAACCGGCATTGGGGAGGCGACTTTTGGAATCAATTGGTCGGCCCGGCCTTGGGGGTTTGCATCGACGTCGAGTCCTGGATCCGCGGGACGGTTCCCGACCACAAGGACAGCAATGCCCCGGGCGCCTTGAACCTGCTCGGAAACCGGAAAACCTTCGACGTCACCGAAATCGATCTCACTCCGCTGGGTACGCCGTGGAAGTGGCCGGAATCCAAGGATCATGCGAAATGGGGGATCAGCGTGGAGCCCGAGTGGGTCTGCGTGGGCGACATCAATCGCATGATCTCCCAGCAAAAGCGCGGCGGCGGGGCCATCGCCTTCCAAGAGCCTGCCCTTTGGGCCGCCTTAAGGAAAACGTTTCCCGCGAAAGTGGATAACGGCTATTCCAGTTTCCCGAAGCCGCCGCCGCTTTCGGCAGCGACGACCGTTTCGTCGACCTTCCATGCCGATCCGGTTATTGGGAAAAAACCGTCGGGAAAGAAATAG